One genomic window of Bombus fervidus isolate BK054 chromosome 14, iyBomFerv1, whole genome shotgun sequence includes the following:
- the Rhogap19d gene encoding rho GTPase activating protein at 19D isoform X7, producing MAEDRNNSQRLVRQAHTIEHGSSPPPVSTLPTGSGGGVGTIASAIATTGGVQRYDSPPRGPRTLLLRRGENGFGFTLRHFIVYPPESCCMLPGHERTRIDEPMDTIFVKQVRGNSPAAEAGLRTGDRVVSVDGRPTRGEQYAKVVQRIQQAGPWLRLLVVSKEDDILQRYFGETAHNPETNQRPRLRSPERSGHRQRRSVSMIPSLSPRTRQSWVCPARSSMPTPLCQDQDSPRQLIDDSVGIIDKHQQQLQRNIAKSNIFVGTLTRIHENIASAGTLLPGERQSIDTKNGTSSLPSSPGPEKKVNDKFPILPQGLQIVSKRAKQFESGRLLSDDDEPTGDRISLYKSELSRLSTKHSVPNVAVRRREFESKAEAQEPRRIPPVPTRETKSLDSGSGLKGNRIIPVGSKHIHCEPPGNYNSLEETPNSRITDGETVRPRIRSNSAESWESTSTSNLLNTVRLHWFQRQDDTERKRDTNGNDNSVYVDATSICDGKEKIVEKGSRRQQQDGYAQIIKAESGVLPSDNDMHNNEVVFRRQKNTQIADEDRATRRVSYLKATWGERIHVDSDLELSDSEPITHTSRSGNSICTGREAATGIIKDIGQVEREGPLHVKFTVLDGKRSSDRSWKQLWGVLRGPILFFYKDRQNQSPSLSCDSENVAQSVDVRCSLVDIAEDYTKRKHVLRLANPNAEVLLQTEDAASMALWLRALHEHAAAEKPSEIAHNSTLKQQAVPQTPGPTSSSSTCQTTTNASPMTISTGSGSGGQRLSPLPGHKGIKKLTSFRNRSPTGQSPINKTRKPSQTIDSLVSPKTKTWKGRVAKQLRRMHGQTGSPSSPTTQLPPEGATFKVPLELCPPSSFSEYVPLIVEMCTSIVEARGLEVVGIYRVPGNTAAISHLTDSVNKGFENINLQDPRWSDVNVISSLLKSFFRQLPDSLLTAELYPMFIDADKVEDPQRRMTTIRKLLRDLPEHHFETLKYLMFHLKRIVEHSEVNKMEAKNLAIVFGPTLVRASGSRDNMVTMVTDMSHQCRIVESLLNNVDWFFSDDDLDDLSRLSVNLSLPADTSEIETTTSSNNHNLLLNNIQKVEGREMASAKDIVSSIISAANRKIQRRRKCQDETDNETHDVDKLRMKQEAENLQNRRSMALNERQCSVSEIVLMHESQNQSNRSIDRCDRSPTLDQTAITSASIGGSDVIADCTINNRDCTLNSHDDVSSEKSNRYLNRMVESVPSIQPTHRSAVSSASESSRLSSETGLSCFDASSTLSSASNDTKQSNDEVTIRTYAGLSASTQERIRRFEQETKAMLQRDRNRQRREAERREEERRRIEMEWQLAKREMENDDLLDSIVDTTVTTPTTYLSSTTRLSSFNDRLADKSFLDIGSRSTARMPSLSIAVQQQPTPVRRVSQLADEPATILPSENVSNTIIKKLKTDSEQSLEKSTTLPPIRYGSLDSLHETHNVSQSSLSPTNQQRKPLSSDVSDDGSDLLTSLTTTFDRKWKSLVNSSNQTIRGSATENLSLSDEDAAITRDSQNLRNQRGGGGGLREEKEEHKTACPQSCSIETYRDPSLHKTSIEKHQYVRQKNDAPEKDTDSSVTENSSVDRPDNTDMPDNDRSANVRKRVEPKQEQLRSSKETTTTATATATATVYEASLAANEPQECCRHEKETSVLAQNGGKAIDDVKDFRHDVDSANYSNKLEKFESLTNSEVRSRLKRSESLNKRSENTSSKLKRSESLNKHSVERLSSPTNGKLKRSESLNKHSERSDSPNSKLKRSESLTKTEKTECNISKRRQSVRKDSATKLKRKNGMPERSIKRRHTVGGTKDFDKVHWLDNKLQVEAERVVRNEYRPKKSQLRTSSPDLSTGRIGLTDTSFLIEVSFRGPSNVVFNVTNARPQSLPDTSLTSKVFKVPLESHV from the exons ATGGCTGAGGACCGAAATAATTCCCAACGATTGGTTAGGCAGGCGCACACG ATAGAACACGGTTCGTCACCGCCTCCAGTATCGACGCTTCCGACAGGATCGGGTGGCGGTGTCGGGACAATCGCTAGTGCGATAGCAACAACGGGAGGCGTTCAACGGTACGATTCGCCACCTAGAGGCCCAAGAACGTTATTGCTGCGCCGCGGAGAAAATGGTTTTGGCTTTACCCTCCGTCATTTTATCGTTTACCCACCGGAGTCCTGTTGC ATGCTACCAGGACACGAACGAACGAGGATAGACGAGCCGATGGATACGATATTCGTGAAACAGGTACGCGGAAATTCGCCAGCAGCCGAAGCAGGTTTACGTACAGGGGATAGGGTCGTTTCCGTCGACGGAAGACCAACGCGCGGTGAGCAATACGCGAAAGTAGTTCAACGTATCCAGCAGGCGGGTCCCTGGCTACGACTTCTCGTGGTCTCCAAAGAGGACGATATCTTGCAAAGATATTTCGGTGAAACTGCTCACAATCCTGAAACCAATCAACGACCGCGTCTTCGTTCTCCGGAGAGAAGTGGACACAGGCAACGCAGATCGGTCAGTATGATTCCCAGTTTGTCGCCAAGAACCAGACAGTCTTGGGTTTGTCCCGCACGAAGCTCAATGCCGACACCGCTATGTCAAGATCAAGATTCACCTCGGCAGCTGATCGACGACAGTGTAGGAATCATCGATAAACATCAGCAACAATTGCAACGAAACATAGCTAAATCGAACATTTTTGTTGGAACCCTGACGAGAATACATGAAAATATCGCAAGCGCTGGCACTTTACTACCCGGTGAACGGCAATCGATAGATacgaaaaatggtacttcTTCTCTGCCTTCGTCTCCTGGACCTGAAAAAAAGgtaaatgataaatttccGATACTTCCGCAAGGACTTCAAATCGTATCGAAGCGAGCGAAACAGTTCGAGTCAGGGCGATTATTAAGCGACGACGATGAACCGACCGGTGATCGAATCAGCCTCTACAAAAGCGAACTGTCGAGATTATCGACTAAGCATAGCGTGCCGAACGTTGCCGTTAGAAGAAGGGAATTTGAATCGAAAGCCGAAGCTCAAGAACCGAGAAGAATACCACCTGTGCCAACCAGGGAAACCAAATCCTTGGATAGTG GTAGCGGATTAAAAGGCAACAGAATAATACCTGTAGGCAGCAAACATATCCACTGTGAACCGCCGGGCAACTATAACTCGTTAGAAG AGACACCCAATTCGAGAATCACAGACGGGGAAACAGTACGGCCGAGAATTCGTAGCAACAGTGCTGAATCATGGGAATCTACGAGTACAAGCAATTTGTTAAATACCGTTAGACTTCACTGGTTTCAACGACAGGACGATACCGAGCGAAAGCGAGATACGAACGGAAATGACAATAGTGTTTACGTTGATGCGACTAGTATATGTGATGGAAAGGAGAAAATCGTGGAGAAAGGGTCTAGAAGACAACAACAGGATGGTTACGCGCAAATCATCAAAGCTGAATCTG GTGTATTGCCATCGGATAACGATATGCACAATAACGAAGTTGTATTCAGGCGGCAAAAGAATACGCAGATTG CAGACGAAGATCGTGCCACAAGAAGGGTATCCTACTTGAAAGCAACTTGGGGCGAACGAATCCATGTCGACAGTGATTTGGAACTAAGCGACTCGGAGCCTATTACCCATACTTCTAGAAG TGGCAATTCTATTTGTACTGGCCGGGAAGCAGCGACTGGCATTATAAAAGACATCGGACAAGTGGAACGAGAGGGACCTTTACATGTCAAATTTACTGTACTTGATGGCAAG cGATCTTCCGATCGATCATGGAAACAGCTATGGGGTGTTCTTCGCGGACCGATTCTCTTCTTTTATAAGGATCGTCAAAATCAG agtcCTTCGTTATCCTGCGACAGCGAAAATGTAGCTCAAAGCGTAGATGTGAGATGTTCCCTCGTAGATATCGCGGAGGATTATACGAAACGTAAACACGTATTACGGTTAGCAAATCCGAACGCTGAAGTTTTGCTACAGACCGAAGACGCAGCGTCCATGGCGCTTTGGCTACGAGCTCTACATGAACATGCTGCTGCTGAAAAACCGTCC GAAATTGCTCATAATAGTACTTTGAAGCAACAAGCTGTCCCGCAAACTCCAGGTCCCACCAGCAGTTCTTCAACCTGTCAAACAACCACGAACGCTAGTCCAATGACAATATCGACTGGTAGTGGTAGTGGTGGTCAGCGATTAAGCCCCCTTCCAGGACATAAAGGCATCAAGAAATTAACTTCGTTTAGGAACAGATCTCCGACTGGACAATCACCGATAAACAAGACTCGAAAACCGAGTCAAACGATCGATAGTTTGGTTTCTCCAAAGACCAAGACATGGAAGGGTAGAGTCGCAAAACAATTGCGGAGAATGCATGGACAAACGGGATCTCCTTCTTCACCAACAACGCAACTACCACCAGAAGGTGCTACGTTCAAAGTACCGCTTGAACTTTGTCCACCG TCATCTTTCTCGGAATACGTGCCATTGATCGTTGAAATGTGCACGAGTATCGTCGAAGCGAGGGGTCTCGAAGTAGTCGGTATTTATAGAGTACCCGGTAACACTGCCGCTATTTCACATTTGACTGACAGCGTGAACAAAGGATTCGAAAATATCAATCTCCag GATCCTAGATGGAGCGACGTAAACGTAATATCTTCTCTTCTGAAGTCGTTCTTTCGACAGCTCCCAGATTCGCTACTCACCGCGGAATTATACCCTATGTTTATCGATGCCGATAAAGTTGAGGATCCTCAAAGAAGAATGACAACGATAAGGAAGTTGCTCAGGGATCTTCCGGAACATCACTTTGAAACTCTCAAGTATTTgatgtttcatttaaaaagaatagtCGAACATAGCGAGGTTAATAAGATGGAGGCAAAGAATTTGGCCATTGTGTTTGGTCCAACATTAGTTAGAGCCAGTGGTTCCAGAGATAATATGGTTACTATGGTTACGGATATGTCGCATCAGTGTCGAATCGTTGAAAGTTTATTAAACAAC GTCGATTGGTTCTTTTCGGACGATGATTTGGACGATTTAAGTCGACTGAGCGTGAATCTCAGTCTTCCAGCTGACACTAGCGAGATCGAGACTACAACATCGAGTAATAATCATAATCTCTTGTTGAACAACATTCAGAAAGTCGAAG GACGCGAAATGGCTTCTGCTAAGGACATTGTATCATCTATCATATCCGCTGCTAAtcgtaaaatacaaagaagaagaaagtgtCAAGACGAGACGGATAACGAAACTCACGATGTCGATAAG CTGAGGATGAAACAAGAAGCAGAAAACCTTCAAAATCGGCGAAGCATGGCATTGAACGAGAGGCAATGTTCGGTCAGTGAGATCGTTTTAATGCACGAAAGTCAGAATCAGTCGAATCGTTCCATCGATCGATGCGATCGGTCACCGACGCTTGATCAGACTGCGATTACTAGCGCAAGTATCGGTGGTTCCGATGTCATAGCTGATTGCACGATTAATAACCGTGATTGCACGTTAAACAGTCACGATGATGTTTCTTCGGAGAAATCGAACAGATATTTAAATCGTATGGTAGAGTCGGTTCCATCGATTCAACCGACTCATCGCTCGGCCGTCTCGTCGGCTTCAGAGTCTTCCCGACTCTCTAGCGAGACTGGCCTGAGCTGTTTCGATGCAAGTTCGACGCTTTCCAGCGCTTCGAACGACACCAAACAAAGCAATGACGAGGTTACGATAAGAACGTATGCTGGATTGAGCGCGTCTACTCAAGAACGTATACGAAGATTTGAACAGGAAACAAAGGCAATGTTACAGAGGGATCGGAATCGACAAAGACGCGAAGCTGAaaggagagaagaagagagacgGAGAATCGAGATGGAATGGCAATTGGCTAAACGTGAAATGGAAAACGACGATCTGCTCGACAGTATAGTAGACACAACTGTGACAACACCTACTACTTATCTTTCGTCCACAACGAGACTTTCTAGTTTTAACGACAGGCTTGCCGATAAATCTTTCCTCGATATCGGTTCCCGATCGACTGCTCGAATGCCGTCTTTATCGATAGCTGTGCAGCAACAACCCACGCCCGTTAGACGAGTGTCGCAACTCGCAGACGAACCTGCTACGATTCTGCCCTCGGAGAACGTCTCCAACACTAtcataaagaaattgaaaaccGATTCAGAG CAGTCACTGGAAAAATCTACGACGCTACCGCCAATTCGTTATGGCAGTTTGGATTCTCTGCACGAAACACACAACGTTTCTCAGTCGTCGCTTTCACCGACCAATCAACAACGGAAACCCCTTTCCAGTGATGTCTCGGACGATG GTAGCGATTTGCTGACCAGCTTGACGACCACGTTCGATCGTAAATGGAAGTCCCTGGTAAATTCGTCGAATCAAACGATTCGTGGATCCGCTACGGAGAATCTGTCTCTCAGCGACGAGGACGCTGCGATAACgcgagactcgcaaaacttgCGAAATCAAcgtggaggaggaggagggttacgagaagagaaagaagaacacAAAACAGCTTGTCCTCAATCATGCTCGATTGAAACTTATCGGGATCCGAGCCTCCATAAAACATCTATCGAAAAGCATCAATACGTTCGTCAAAAAAAT GATGCTCCGGAAAAGGATACGGATTCATCGGTAACAGAGAATAGCAGCGTCGATCGACCGGATAATACCGATATGCCGGATAACGATCGAAGCGCTAACGTACGAAAAAGGGTGGAACCGAAGCAAGAGCAATTGCGATCGAGCAAAGAAACAACGACCACGGCGACGGCGACGGCGACGGCGACGGTTTACGAAGCAAGTTTAGCAGCGAACGAACCGCAAGAATGCTGTAGGCACGAGAAGGAAACGTCGGTGTTAGCGCAAAATGGTGGTAAAGCGATCGACGATGTAAAAGATTTTCGACACGATGTCGATTCAGCGAATTATTCGAACAAGctggaaaaatttgaaagtctGACGAATTCCGAAGTCAGATCGCGGCTGAAAAGATCCGAATCTTTAAATAAGAGATCTGAAAATACCTCGTCCAAGTTGAAGAGGTCCGAAAGTTTGAACAAACATTCTGTCGAGAGGCTCTCGTCCCCGACCAATGGCAAGTTGAAACGCTCTGAAAGTTTGAACAAGCATTCGGAAAGATCCGATTCTCCGAACAGTAAATTAAAGCGATCGGAGTCGCTGACAAAAACTGAGAAAACTGAGTGTAATATTAGCAAGAGACGACAATCCGTTAGAAAAGATAGTGCGacgaaattaaaacgaaaaaacgGTATGCCCGAACGATCGATCAAGCGCAGGCACACTGTAGGCGGTACCAAGGATTTCGACAAAGTACATTGGTTGGATAATAAACTGCAAGTCGAGGCTGAGAGAGTGGTCAGAAACGAATATAGACCGAAGAAAAGCCAATTGAGAACAAGTTCTCCGGATTTAAGTACTGGTCGTATCGGTCTTACCGATACTAGTTTTCTCATCGAGGTCAGTTTTCGTGGCCCGAGTAACGTCGTTTTTAACGTGACTAACGCTCGTCCACAGTCTTTACCGGATACTAGCTTGACTTCTAAAGTGTTTAAAGTACCTCTGGAGAGTCACGTTTAA